The following are from one region of the Streptomyces fradiae genome:
- a CDS encoding VIT1/CCC1 transporter family protein codes for MSIIEAVAPLHEAHRDNHTHRDVNGGWLRPAVFGAMDGLVSNLALMTGVAGGAVSSQTVVITGLAGLAAGAFSMAAGEYTSVASQRELVQAELDVERLQLRKHPVDEMEELAALYVSRGVEPALAREVAMQLSRDPEQALEIHAREELGIDPDDLPSPMVAAVSSFGSFALGALLPVLPYLLGATALWPAVLLALLGLFACGALVARVTARSWWFSGLRQLVLGGAAAAVTYGLGMLFGAAL; via the coding sequence ATGTCCATCATCGAAGCCGTCGCGCCGCTCCACGAAGCCCACCGCGACAACCACACCCACCGTGACGTCAACGGCGGCTGGCTGCGCCCCGCGGTCTTCGGCGCGATGGACGGACTCGTCTCCAACCTGGCGCTCATGACCGGTGTCGCCGGCGGCGCGGTCTCCTCGCAGACCGTCGTCATCACCGGTCTCGCCGGACTCGCCGCCGGCGCCTTCTCGATGGCCGCCGGCGAATACACCTCGGTCGCCTCCCAGCGCGAGCTGGTCCAGGCCGAACTGGACGTCGAGCGGCTTCAGTTGCGCAAGCACCCGGTCGACGAGATGGAGGAGCTGGCCGCGCTCTACGTCTCCCGCGGCGTCGAGCCCGCGCTCGCCCGCGAGGTCGCGATGCAGCTGTCCCGGGACCCGGAGCAGGCGCTGGAGATCCACGCCCGCGAGGAGCTGGGCATCGACCCCGACGACCTGCCGTCGCCGATGGTCGCCGCGGTGTCGTCCTTCGGCTCCTTCGCGCTCGGCGCCCTGCTGCCCGTCCTGCCGTATCTGCTCGGCGCGACCGCGCTCTGGCCGGCCGTGCTGCTCGCGCTCCTCGGGCTCTTCGCCTGCGGCGCCCTGGTCGCCCGGGTGACCGCCCGCAGCTGGTGGTTCAGCGGACTGCGCCAGCTCGTCCTCGGCGGTGCCGCCGCGGCCGTGACGTACGGGCTCGGCATGCTCTTCGGGGCCGCGCTCTAG
- a CDS encoding ADP-ribosylglycohydrolase family protein has protein sequence MTGEATVTAGEVRERARGALLGLAVGDALGAPAENLRPSEIRRRWGRIEGFVADRPAGTDDTEYAIFSGLLLARHGSALTVAHVERAWHHWIADLDEGPFRGAGFSERGTLENLRRGLAAPISAQHRHAWSDGLAMRAAPFGVFAAGRPAEAARLVSIDGSVSHEGEGIYGGQAVAAGVAAAMDGASVTSVIAAALSVVPMDSWTARSMRRAVVAAQRVEPDPLTRERAVRSAVVIGGYPWTDLAPEAVALAFGAFAAARGDFRTSVLTAVNMGRDADTTAAVAGALAGALGGATVIPPEWASAIPPVAGSCLPSMRGYHVLDIADLLTPEGES, from the coding sequence ATGACGGGCGAGGCGACGGTCACGGCGGGCGAGGTGCGGGAACGGGCGCGGGGGGCGTTGCTCGGCCTCGCGGTGGGCGACGCGCTCGGCGCGCCCGCGGAGAACCTGCGGCCCTCGGAGATCCGCCGTCGCTGGGGCCGGATCGAGGGCTTCGTGGCGGACCGCCCGGCCGGCACCGACGACACCGAGTACGCCATCTTCTCGGGCCTGTTGCTCGCCCGGCACGGCTCCGCCCTGACCGTGGCCCATGTCGAACGGGCCTGGCACCACTGGATCGCCGACCTCGACGAGGGCCCGTTCCGGGGCGCTGGCTTCTCGGAGCGCGGCACCCTGGAGAACCTGCGCCGGGGCCTCGCCGCGCCCATCTCGGCCCAGCACCGGCACGCCTGGAGCGACGGTCTCGCGATGCGGGCGGCGCCCTTCGGGGTGTTCGCGGCGGGCCGCCCGGCGGAGGCGGCGCGGCTCGTCTCCATCGACGGCAGCGTCAGCCACGAGGGCGAGGGCATCTACGGCGGCCAGGCGGTGGCGGCGGGCGTCGCGGCGGCGATGGACGGTGCGAGCGTCACCTCCGTCATCGCGGCCGCCCTCTCCGTGGTCCCGATGGACTCCTGGACCGCCCGCTCGATGCGCCGGGCGGTGGTGGCGGCCCAGCGCGTCGAGCCGGACCCGCTGACCCGGGAGCGCGCGGTCCGCTCCGCCGTCGTCATCGGCGGCTACCCCTGGACCGACCTCGCCCCCGAGGCCGTCGCCCTCGCCTTCGGCGCCTTCGCCGCGGCCCGCGGCGACTTCCGCACCTCGGTCCTCACCGCCGTCAACATGGGCCGCGACGCCGACACCACCGCCGCCGTCGCCGGCGCCCTCGCCGGCGCCCTGGGCGGCGCCACCGTGATCCCGCCCGAGTGGGCCTCCGCCATCCCCCCGGTCGCCGGCTCCTGCCTCCCCTCCATGCGCGGCTACCACGTCCTCGACATCGCCGACCTGCTCACCCCGGAGGGAGAGTCCTGA
- a CDS encoding ADP-ribosylglycohydrolase family protein, whose product MARGFSPVGDAVGEPGRRNQVAGEAATNGGWAHGGAGGQGAQAHLGAPTAPAAAGAKPGEAGPQGRAARRTGEAATANRARLTGRRAPVLGVRRRGRREGRREGIEGVLLGMAAGDAAGWPAARHRAARMPEWTRRLTRELDTFAEENATTTLPVPIALNQPPEPLRLGPSDDAEWAVFTAEALLAAAGPLFRTLAPERRLRAAVDQAWNALASQVAAAAARAPEVESAVLPLRARISVRAGLGNLATGLRPPATGHDNPHYFDDAACVRAAVLALVHPGDPQAAAALAEFDARYTQDGDGVHGARAMAAAVAAALGGASAEDAVEAALAQLPPATEIGRNARHAVQLARTATTAFELVPLLEHQIVDHVYSYGIAAAETVPVALALALAARGDMTAAVPAAVCLSRVADSAPALAGALTGALGGGGSVPATWRAACRTLAGCALPRLAGTDLVELAGLLAATEPTTPGGQFRHDPSNSPHAG is encoded by the coding sequence ATGGCCCGCGGGTTCAGCCCTGTGGGCGACGCTGTCGGTGAACCTGGGAGGCGGAACCAGGTGGCCGGCGAAGCCGCCACCAACGGGGGCTGGGCCCACGGCGGAGCCGGTGGGCAGGGTGCGCAGGCACACCTCGGCGCGCCGACCGCCCCGGCGGCGGCAGGCGCGAAGCCTGGCGAAGCCGGGCCGCAGGGTCGCGCCGCCCGCCGAACCGGCGAAGCCGCCACCGCCAACAGGGCCAGGCTCACCGGGCGCCGGGCGCCGGTGCTCGGGGTGCGCAGGCGGGGGCGGCGGGAGGGGCGGCGGGAAGGGATCGAGGGGGTGTTGCTCGGGATGGCGGCCGGGGACGCGGCCGGGTGGCCGGCGGCGCGGCATCGGGCGGCGCGGATGCCGGAGTGGACGCGGCGGCTCACCCGGGAGCTTGACACGTTCGCCGAGGAGAACGCGACGACGACGCTGCCCGTACCGATCGCGCTGAACCAGCCGCCCGAGCCCCTCCGCCTCGGTCCCTCGGACGACGCCGAGTGGGCGGTGTTCACGGCTGAGGCGCTGCTCGCGGCGGCGGGGCCGCTGTTCCGGACGCTCGCGCCCGAGCGGCGGCTGCGGGCCGCCGTCGACCAGGCGTGGAACGCGCTCGCGAGCCAGGTCGCCGCCGCGGCCGCCCGCGCGCCCGAGGTCGAGTCCGCCGTGCTCCCGCTGCGGGCGCGGATCTCGGTGCGGGCCGGGCTCGGGAACCTGGCGACCGGGCTGCGGCCGCCCGCGACCGGCCACGACAACCCGCACTACTTCGACGACGCCGCCTGCGTCCGCGCCGCCGTGCTCGCCCTCGTCCATCCCGGGGACCCCCAGGCGGCTGCCGCGCTCGCCGAGTTCGACGCGCGCTACACGCAGGACGGCGACGGCGTGCACGGCGCCCGGGCCATGGCCGCGGCGGTCGCGGCGGCGCTCGGCGGCGCGTCGGCCGAGGACGCGGTGGAGGCGGCGCTCGCCCAGCTGCCGCCCGCGACGGAGATCGGCCGCAACGCCCGCCACGCCGTCCAGCTGGCCCGCACCGCCACCACCGCCTTCGAGCTGGTCCCGCTCCTGGAGCACCAGATCGTCGACCACGTCTACAGCTACGGCATCGCCGCGGCCGAGACCGTCCCGGTCGCCCTCGCCCTCGCGCTCGCCGCGCGCGGCGACATGACCGCCGCCGTGCCGGCCGCCGTCTGTCTGTCCCGGGTCGCCGACTCCGCCCCGGCGCTCGCGGGCGCGCTCACCGGCGCGCTGGGCGGCGGCGGTTCGGTGCCGGCGACCTGGCGGGCCGCCTGCCGCACCCTCGCGGGCTGCGCCCTCCCCCGCCTCGCGGGCACCGACCTGGTCGAACTCGCCGGTCTCCTCGCAGCCACGGAACCGACCACCCCGGGTGGACAATTCCGGCATGACCCCTCAAACTCACCCCACGCTGGATGA
- a CDS encoding ADP-ribosylglycohydrolase family protein: MTPQTHPTLDDRITGSLLGAAVGDALGGPVEGYTPEQIVERHGGRVTGIVGPWNGADWRTARPIAPYHKGDGHVTDDTLMTHALIRVYEKVRDHLDAYAVAEHLVPELIGRPVWIPELEAEALPLQRVFLAEKWIVARLHYGHADPREAGTGNIVNCGAAMYMAPVGLVNAAHPAAAYAEAVDIAGAHQSSYGREAAGVFAAAVAAACTPGATPRSVVDTALALAKDGTRAAIEAIAEVGDAHQDFETALAPLRRAVAPFDSVGPDYRAPSLDARRPSRTHAIEELPVALGMLLVGDGDYRRTVLGAVNYGRDCDSIATMAGALAGALHGESAVPAEWAKQIAEASRLDLHAPAAALTAVTHEVFARDRARRRSHESAYATLTGAAR, translated from the coding sequence ATGACCCCTCAAACTCACCCCACGCTGGATGACCGCATCACCGGCAGCCTCCTCGGGGCCGCCGTGGGCGACGCCCTCGGCGGCCCCGTCGAGGGCTACACCCCCGAGCAGATCGTGGAACGCCACGGCGGCCGCGTCACCGGCATCGTCGGCCCCTGGAACGGCGCGGACTGGCGCACCGCCCGCCCCATCGCGCCGTACCACAAGGGCGACGGGCACGTCACCGACGACACCCTGATGACCCACGCCCTGATCAGGGTGTACGAGAAGGTCCGCGACCACCTCGACGCGTACGCGGTCGCCGAGCACCTGGTCCCCGAACTCATCGGCCGCCCGGTCTGGATCCCGGAACTGGAGGCGGAGGCGCTGCCCCTCCAGCGGGTCTTCCTGGCCGAGAAGTGGATCGTCGCCCGGCTCCACTACGGGCACGCCGACCCGCGCGAGGCCGGCACCGGAAACATCGTCAACTGCGGCGCCGCGATGTACATGGCCCCGGTCGGCCTGGTCAACGCCGCGCACCCGGCCGCCGCGTACGCCGAGGCCGTCGACATCGCGGGCGCCCACCAGTCCTCGTACGGACGCGAGGCCGCCGGCGTCTTCGCCGCCGCCGTCGCCGCGGCCTGCACGCCCGGGGCGACCCCGCGCTCGGTCGTCGACACGGCGCTCGCCCTCGCCAAGGACGGCACCCGCGCGGCGATCGAGGCGATCGCCGAAGTCGGCGACGCGCACCAGGACTTCGAGACCGCGCTCGCCCCGCTGCGCCGGGCCGTCGCCCCCTTCGACTCCGTCGGCCCCGACTACCGCGCCCCCTCCCTGGACGCCCGCCGCCCCTCCCGGACCCACGCCATCGAGGAACTGCCCGTCGCCCTCGGCATGCTCCTCGTCGGCGACGGCGACTACCGCCGTACGGTCCTCGGCGCCGTCAACTACGGCCGCGACTGCGACTCCATCGCCACCATGGCCGGCGCGCTCGCCGGCGCCCTGCACGGCGAGTCCGCCGTCCCCGCCGAGTGGGCCAAACAGATCGCCGAGGCCAGCCGCCTCGACCTGCACGCCCCGGCCGCCGCCCTGACCGCCGTGACCCACGAGGTCTTCGCCCGCGACAGGGCCCGCCGCCGGTCCCACGAGTCGGCGTACGCGACCCTGACGGGCGCGGCCCGATGA
- a CDS encoding ADP-ribosylglycohydrolase family protein, whose translation MTSPPAGAQGHAPEEAPEDHRAARPLTTPVRLTWVQPEDLVGHELRQAAEDGRDARALAARWSAAGGPPAPPSAGASPTPRPDLRPLAETLLDALSELPSPLTPLEPTPLTAIIAACPNWPPSATREAPRDQGDGGGAPGLVRVSGWGHHPGEALGEGGVGEVDALYNRLHAAWLGRAAGCLLGKPVEKLPLPAIRALARATGNWPLSDWFTARGVPAELLAAHPWNRRSATTSLAENIDGMPEDDDLNYPLLNLLLLRRHGRGFGTADVARLWLDELPAGRTFTAERIAYRNLLDGVEPPHTASRRNPFREWIGAQIRADVHGWTHPGDPAGAARQAHRDAVLSHTGNGVYGAMFVAATIAAAASGTADVHACLAAGLAVVPPGSRLARAVRFGIGAARTHPDFDTVVDRLHAELGGYHWVHAVPNAALLAAALTHADGDFTRSIGAAVSGGWDTDSNGATAGSVAGLLAGHPDRLPESWTSPLKNRLSTSVPSFDGIGFDALAALTHSEAVRP comes from the coding sequence ATGACGAGCCCTCCGGCCGGCGCCCAGGGCCATGCCCCCGAGGAGGCCCCGGAGGACCACCGCGCCGCCCGGCCCCTCACGACCCCCGTCCGCCTCACCTGGGTGCAGCCCGAGGACCTGGTGGGTCACGAACTGCGCCAAGCGGCGGAGGACGGCCGCGACGCCCGCGCCCTCGCCGCCCGCTGGTCCGCCGCCGGCGGCCCACCCGCACCCCCATCCGCCGGCGCCTCCCCCACCCCCCGCCCGGACCTCCGCCCCCTGGCCGAGACCCTCCTCGACGCCCTGTCCGAACTCCCCTCCCCCCTCACCCCCCTGGAACCCACCCCCCTCACCGCGATCATCGCCGCCTGCCCCAACTGGCCGCCGAGCGCGACGCGCGAGGCGCCGCGGGACCAGGGGGACGGGGGCGGAGCCCCCGGTCTCGTCAGAGTTTCGGGGTGGGGGCACCACCCGGGCGAAGCTCTGGGGGAGGGCGGGGTGGGGGAAGTCGACGCCCTGTACAACCGGCTGCACGCCGCCTGGCTCGGCCGCGCCGCCGGCTGTCTCCTCGGCAAGCCCGTGGAGAAGCTGCCCCTCCCCGCCATCCGCGCCCTCGCCCGCGCCACCGGCAACTGGCCGCTCAGCGACTGGTTCACGGCCCGCGGCGTCCCCGCGGAGCTCCTCGCCGCGCACCCGTGGAACCGCCGCTCCGCCACCACCTCGCTCGCCGAGAACATCGACGGGATGCCCGAGGACGACGACCTCAACTACCCCCTCCTCAATCTGCTCCTCCTCCGTCGCCACGGCCGCGGCTTCGGCACCGCCGACGTCGCCCGGCTCTGGCTGGACGAACTGCCCGCCGGACGCACCTTCACCGCCGAGCGGATCGCCTACCGCAACCTCCTCGACGGTGTCGAACCCCCGCACACCGCCTCCCGCCGCAACCCCTTCCGCGAGTGGATCGGCGCGCAGATCCGCGCCGACGTGCACGGCTGGACCCACCCCGGCGACCCGGCCGGCGCCGCCCGCCAGGCCCACCGGGACGCCGTGCTCAGCCACACCGGCAACGGCGTGTACGGCGCGATGTTCGTCGCCGCGACGATCGCCGCCGCCGCGAGCGGGACCGCCGACGTGCACGCCTGCCTCGCCGCCGGGCTCGCCGTCGTGCCGCCCGGGTCACGGCTGGCCCGCGCCGTACGGTTCGGCATCGGGGCCGCCCGTACGCACCCGGACTTCGACACCGTGGTGGACCGGCTCCACGCCGAACTCGGCGGGTATCACTGGGTCCATGCCGTGCCCAACGCCGCCCTGCTCGCCGCCGCGCTCACCCACGCCGACGGCGACTTCACCCGCTCCATCGGCGCGGCCGTGTCCGGCGGCTGGGACACCGACTCCAACGGAGCCACCGCCGGCTCGGTCGCCGGACTGCTCGCCGGGCACCCGGACCGGCTGCCCGAATCCTGGACCTCCCCTCTCAAGAACCGGCTCTCGACCTCGGTGCCGTCCTTCGACGGCATCGGCTTCGACGCCCTGGCCGCACTGACGCACTCGGAGGCAGTACGCCCATGA
- the rbsK gene encoding ribokinase gives MTSSIVVLGSTNMDLVAYVAKAPARGETVTGREFRTVPGGKGANQAVAAARAGAEVSMIGAVGADDFGVRMRAALEHSGVDTDLLRTVEGASGTAHIVVDDEGGNAIVVVPGANGTVTSLDHGDEALIGTADALLLQLELPLSVVVEGARAARERGVRTILTPSPVQPLPPELLAATDLLVPNEHEATALTGETDPAAAAKALLQQVPEVVVTLGAAGCLHAVRGAEPRTVPAPRVRAVDTTAAGDTFAGVLAVALTEGRPMPEALAWASAAAALSVQHEGASTSMPYRAAIEAALA, from the coding sequence ATGACCAGCAGCATCGTCGTGCTCGGCAGCACGAACATGGACCTCGTGGCCTACGTGGCCAAGGCGCCCGCCCGCGGCGAGACCGTCACCGGCCGCGAGTTCCGCACCGTGCCAGGCGGCAAGGGCGCCAACCAGGCCGTCGCCGCCGCCCGGGCCGGCGCCGAGGTGTCGATGATCGGCGCGGTCGGCGCCGACGACTTCGGCGTACGGATGCGGGCCGCGCTCGAGCACAGCGGCGTCGACACCGATCTGCTCCGCACCGTCGAGGGCGCCTCCGGCACCGCCCATATCGTCGTCGACGACGAGGGCGGCAACGCGATCGTCGTCGTCCCCGGCGCCAACGGCACCGTCACCTCCCTCGACCACGGCGACGAGGCCCTGATCGGCACCGCCGACGCCCTGCTCCTCCAGCTCGAACTCCCCCTCTCCGTGGTCGTCGAGGGCGCGCGGGCCGCCCGCGAGCGCGGCGTCCGCACCATCCTCACCCCCTCCCCCGTCCAGCCCCTGCCGCCGGAACTCCTCGCCGCCACCGACCTGTTGGTGCCGAACGAGCACGAGGCAACCGCCCTCACCGGCGAGACCGACCCGGCCGCCGCCGCCAAGGCGCTCCTGCAGCAGGTGCCCGAGGTGGTCGTCACCCTCGGCGCGGCCGGCTGCCTGCACGCCGTACGCGGCGCCGAACCACGGACCGTGCCCGCGCCCCGCGTCCGGGCCGTGGACACCACCGCCGCCGGCGACACCTTCGCCGGGGTCCTGGCCGTGGCCCTCACCGAGGGCCGCCCCATGCCGGAGGCCCTCGCCTGGGCGTCGGCGGCCGCCGCGCTCTCGGTGCAGCACGAGGGCGCGTCCACCTCGATGCCGTACCGCGCCGCGATCGAGGCGGCCCTCGCATGA
- a CDS encoding CaiB/BaiF CoA transferase family protein, which translates to MTAAMSPAAGTAPQPPLHGLRVLDLATLFAGPLAAMMLGDFGADVIKIEHPRKPDPSRGHGPAKDGVGLWWKVLGRNKRTMTLDLSTPGGRDTLLRLAAEADVIVENFRPGTLERWGLGWEELSTVNPRLVLARVTGFGQFGPYAHRPGFGTLAEAMSGFAAITGEPDGPPTLPPFGLADSIAALATAYAVMTALTARHTTGHGQVVDMAIIEPMLSVIGPHPLWYDQLGYVQPRTGNRSRNNAPRNTYKTSDGSWVAVSTSAQSIAERVLRLVGRPELIDEPWFATGTGRAAHADVLDEAVGSWISRHTRDEAMAAFEKAEAAIAPVYDVRDVLDDPQFQALGTVTEVPDPELGPIRMQNVLFRLSDTPGAIRWTGRPHGADTHTLLSELGLTPGEIATLRAEGAV; encoded by the coding sequence ATGACCGCCGCCATGAGCCCCGCCGCCGGCACCGCCCCGCAGCCGCCGCTGCACGGACTGCGCGTCCTCGACCTCGCCACCCTCTTCGCGGGCCCGCTCGCCGCGATGATGCTCGGCGACTTCGGGGCCGACGTGATCAAGATCGAGCACCCCCGCAAGCCCGACCCGTCCCGCGGCCACGGCCCCGCCAAGGACGGCGTCGGCCTGTGGTGGAAGGTCCTCGGCCGCAACAAGCGGACCATGACCCTCGACCTGTCCACGCCCGGCGGCCGCGACACCCTGCTGCGGCTCGCCGCCGAGGCCGACGTGATCGTGGAGAACTTCCGCCCCGGCACCCTGGAACGCTGGGGCCTCGGCTGGGAGGAACTGTCCACGGTCAACCCGCGCCTGGTGCTCGCCCGGGTCACCGGCTTCGGCCAGTTCGGCCCGTACGCCCACCGGCCCGGCTTCGGCACCCTCGCCGAGGCCATGAGCGGCTTCGCCGCCATCACCGGCGAGCCGGACGGACCGCCGACCCTGCCGCCCTTCGGCCTCGCCGACTCGATCGCCGCCCTCGCCACCGCGTACGCCGTGATGACCGCGCTCACCGCCAGGCACACCACCGGCCACGGCCAGGTCGTCGACATGGCCATCATCGAACCGATGCTCTCCGTCATCGGACCCCACCCCCTCTGGTACGACCAGCTCGGCTACGTCCAGCCGCGCACCGGCAACCGCTCCCGCAACAACGCCCCGCGCAACACCTACAAGACCTCCGACGGTTCCTGGGTCGCCGTCTCCACCTCCGCCCAGTCGATCGCCGAACGCGTGCTGCGCCTGGTCGGCCGGCCGGAGCTGATCGACGAACCCTGGTTCGCCACCGGCACCGGACGGGCCGCGCACGCGGACGTCCTCGACGAGGCGGTCGGCTCCTGGATCTCGCGCCACACCCGCGACGAGGCCATGGCCGCCTTCGAGAAGGCGGAGGCCGCCATCGCCCCCGTCTACGACGTCCGCGACGTCCTCGACGACCCCCAGTTCCAGGCCCTCGGCACCGTCACCGAGGTCCCGGACCCCGAGCTCGGCCCGATCCGGATGCAGAACGTGCTCTTCCGGCTCTCCGACACCCCCGGCGCGATCCGCTGGACCGGCCGCCCGCACGGCGCCGACACCCACACCCTCCTCTCCGAGCTCGGTCTCACCCCAGGCGAGATCGCCACCCTGCGCGCCGAAGGAGCCGTATGA
- a CDS encoding CoA ester lyase, with the protein MTPTRPVTRPVTRPVTRPVPLTWLYAPGDRPDVVGKALASGADVVIVDLEDAVAPDRRAYALAATRELLADPQPVPVHVRVHAPRDIPSLVSLPGLVALRVPKVTHPTDIARIAEIAAGLPLYPLLENALAVEHAHAIAAAHPSVHGIALGEADLAADLGVREDRGLDWPRSRVVVAARAAALPPPVQSVHPDVRDLDALAASCARGRALGFLGRTAIHPRQLPVIERAYLPAPDEIAAAEEVVKAAEAQEGALALPDGRFVDAAVVARARRVLTLAARRA; encoded by the coding sequence ATGACCCCCACCCGGCCCGTCACCCGCCCTGTCACCCGACCCGTCACCCGGCCCGTCCCCCTCACCTGGCTCTACGCCCCCGGCGACCGCCCCGACGTGGTCGGCAAGGCCCTGGCCTCCGGCGCCGACGTCGTCATCGTCGACCTGGAGGACGCGGTGGCCCCGGACCGCCGGGCCTACGCCCTCGCGGCCACCCGCGAACTGCTCGCCGACCCCCAGCCCGTACCGGTCCATGTCCGCGTGCACGCACCCCGCGACATTCCATCCCTGGTCTCCCTCCCCGGACTCGTCGCTCTCCGTGTTCCCAAGGTGACACACCCCACTGACATCGCCCGGATCGCCGAGATCGCCGCGGGCCTCCCGCTCTACCCGCTCCTGGAGAACGCGCTCGCCGTCGAGCACGCCCACGCCATCGCCGCCGCCCACCCCTCGGTCCACGGCATCGCACTCGGCGAGGCCGATCTCGCCGCCGACCTGGGCGTACGGGAGGACCGCGGGCTCGACTGGCCGCGCAGCCGGGTCGTGGTCGCCGCCCGCGCCGCCGCCCTGCCGCCGCCGGTCCAGTCCGTCCACCCCGACGTCCGCGACCTCGACGCCCTCGCCGCGAGCTGCGCCCGGGGCCGCGCGCTCGGCTTCCTGGGGCGCACCGCGATCCACCCCCGCCAGCTCCCGGTGATCGAGCGGGCCTACCTCCCCGCCCCCGACGAGATCGCCGCGGCCGAGGAGGTGGTCAAGGCGGCCGAGGCCCAGGAGGGCGCCCTCGCGCTGCCGGACGGCCGGTTCGTCGACGCGGCCGTGGTCGCCCGGGCCCGCCGTGTCCTGACCCTCGCCGCCCGCAGGGCCTGA
- the lgt gene encoding prolipoprotein diacylglyceryl transferase: MDLAYIPSPSTGVIHLGPIPLRGYAFCIIIGVFVAVWLGNKRWIARGGTAGTVADIAVWAVPFGLVGGRLYHVITDYQLYFSEGENWVDAFKIWEGGLGIWGAIALGAVGAWIGCRRRGIPLPAYADAIAPGIALAQAVGRWGNWFNQELYGKPTDLPWALKITAGPNREAGLYHPTFLYESLWCIGVALLVIWADRRFKLGHGRAFALYVAAYCAGRGWIEYMRVDEAHHILGLRLNVWTAILVFLLAVLYIVISAKVRPGREEIVEQKKDDTAEKPAADGDAEEKAVEDAEAKDAEPSDKAETETEVDVEADVEEKHKDGAGNGAGTGGR, from the coding sequence ATGGACCTTGCCTACATTCCCAGCCCGTCGACCGGCGTGATCCACCTCGGACCGATCCCGCTGCGCGGCTATGCCTTCTGCATCATCATCGGTGTCTTCGTCGCCGTCTGGCTCGGCAACAAGCGCTGGATCGCCCGGGGCGGCACCGCCGGTACGGTGGCCGACATCGCCGTCTGGGCGGTGCCCTTCGGCCTCGTCGGCGGCCGCCTCTATCACGTGATCACCGACTACCAGCTGTACTTCAGCGAGGGTGAGAACTGGGTCGACGCCTTCAAGATCTGGGAGGGCGGCCTCGGCATCTGGGGCGCCATCGCGCTCGGTGCCGTCGGCGCCTGGATCGGCTGCCGCCGCCGCGGCATCCCGCTCCCGGCGTACGCGGACGCCATCGCGCCCGGCATCGCCCTCGCCCAGGCCGTCGGCCGCTGGGGCAACTGGTTCAACCAGGAGCTCTACGGCAAGCCGACCGACCTGCCCTGGGCGCTGAAGATCACCGCCGGCCCCAACCGCGAGGCCGGCCTCTACCACCCGACCTTCCTCTACGAGTCGCTGTGGTGCATCGGCGTCGCGCTCCTGGTCATCTGGGCCGACCGCCGCTTCAAGCTGGGCCACGGCCGGGCCTTCGCGCTGTACGTCGCCGCCTACTGCGCCGGCCGCGGCTGGATCGAGTACATGCGCGTCGACGAGGCGCACCACATCCTCGGCCTGCGGCTGAACGTGTGGACCGCGATCCTCGTCTTCCTGCTCGCCGTCCTCTACATCGTGATCTCGGCGAAGGTGCGCCCGGGCCGCGAGGAGATCGTGGAGCAGAAGAAGGACGACACGGCGGAGAAGCCCGCCGCGGACGGCGACGCCGAGGAGAAGGCCGTCGAGGACGCCGAGGCCAAGGATGCCGAGCCCTCGGACAAGGCCGAGACCGAGACCGAGGTCGACGTCGAGGCCGACGTCGAGGAGAAGCACAAGGACGGCGCCGGGAACGGGGCAGGGACCGGCGGGCGCTGA
- a CDS encoding DsbA family protein has protein sequence MSEKNRDGNRSARERLQQQREREKAREKQRRVLIVSAAVVGVLGLAAVVGVIAANSGGEDSSDKAGPVVDPAGAIAGDRPAIPTGRPDAPSTLQIWEDFRCPACQQFEGAFRDTIHALEAAGALKAEYHLATLIDGNLGGSGSLRAANAAACAQDAGKFTAYHDVLYTNQPPETDDAYAKNDKLIELAGKVPGLDTPAFRSCVEDGTHDGWVKKSNDAFKKSEFNGTPSVLLNGESIFPQKGSEQISPDNLKKWVAEANKGKKPGTASPAAGSPTR, from the coding sequence GTGAGCGAGAAGAACCGTGACGGTAATCGGAGCGCGCGGGAGCGCCTTCAGCAGCAGCGCGAGCGCGAAAAGGCCCGGGAGAAGCAGCGGCGCGTCCTCATCGTGTCGGCGGCGGTGGTCGGCGTCCTCGGCCTGGCCGCGGTCGTCGGCGTGATCGCCGCCAACAGCGGGGGCGAGGACAGCTCCGACAAGGCCGGCCCGGTCGTCGACCCGGCCGGGGCGATCGCCGGCGACCGGCCCGCCATCCCGACGGGCCGGCCGGACGCCCCCTCCACCCTGCAGATCTGGGAGGACTTTCGCTGCCCCGCCTGCCAGCAGTTCGAGGGCGCCTTCCGGGACACGATCCACGCGCTGGAGGCGGCGGGCGCGCTCAAGGCCGAGTACCACCTCGCCACCCTCATCGACGGCAACCTCGGCGGCAGCGGCTCGCTGCGCGCCGCGAACGCGGCGGCCTGCGCCCAGGACGCCGGGAAGTTCACGGCGTACCACGACGTGCTGTACACCAACCAGCCGCCGGAGACCGACGACGCCTACGCGAAGAACGACAAGCTGATCGAGCTCGCCGGGAAGGTCCCCGGGCTCGACACGCCCGCCTTCCGCAGCTGCGTCGAGGACGGCACGCACGACGGCTGGGTGAAGAAGTCGAACGACGCCTTCAAGAAGAGCGAATTCAACGGCACCCCGTCCGTGCTGCTCAACGGAGAATCGATCTTCCCGCAGAAGGGCAGCGAGCAGATCTCCCCGGACAACCTCAAGAAGTGGGTCGCCGAGGCCAACAAGGGCAAGAAGCCGGGCACCGCGTCCCCCGCCGCCGGCTCACCCACCCGCTGA